The following coding sequences lie in one Mercenaria mercenaria strain notata chromosome 5, MADL_Memer_1, whole genome shotgun sequence genomic window:
- the LOC128557408 gene encoding calponin homology domain-containing protein DDB_G0272472-like yields MTSVVELTKVGKELGYEGEELRNFVKEEQAREREERHSRLEAEKDRVEAEKERLELEARLQKEKIEYEKQSSLEAERLRVEAEKNRLEADRERLELEVRLQKEKIEYERRSSLEAEKEKLELERKLELDKLEMEKEKLMLARKLETEKEEAESRKLETEHKFKTDLEKMSKKKVKVKMSPFDEKIDSMDAYLNVYETYAVAQDWDKEIWSLNLPFLLKGTAREVFDRLPLEDRKDYDKLKAALLRQFELTDDGYKKKFRTERPRDNETFVMFLARISRYLDGWLRLSKVEKTYEGLLDFILRDQFLDVCNRELYQNLSSKRLVKAKDVAEDADLFAKTRGGPKYVVNRTNKDRSYKPYETPQRQYPISRNVGTSNRGSSNVANRGRGYQPFGVLKCYKCGRIGHSSYYCRSGKYGGNSANAAAELEVEQEQESSKGENRNSKESRNRGRGRDRSRSRGRGRNRDRDRSKSSRSESGNSIIELSDVEELGMLSVSTCPTKPGTCNGRDVIAMRDTGCTCVMVKRNLVEASQFLEKTRRCKYIDGSEHRLDVARIDIDCPYFKGTVEALVVDNPTNDVIIGNVEGAVEPQFSSLASAVETRAQAKVKKQVKLKVPSQILDVSREEFLEKQQKDSTLDLCRKKAEEGTIKQCRGKGSVRFEIRNRLLYREYTAQNLDKSRQLIVPKCLRETVMKVAHDSLLSGHLGIRKTSDRVLGEFYWPGVMAEVRRYCQSCSICQRTIAKGRVSKVPLGKMPLIDTPFKRVAVDIVGPIEPMTDRKNRYILTMVDYATRYPEAIALPSIETERVT; encoded by the exons atgactagtgtagtagagttaacgaaggtaggaaaggagttaggttatgaaggagaggagttacgtaactttgttaaggaagagcaggccagggaacgtgaggaaagacatagtagattagaggcagagaaagatagagtagaagcagagaaggaaaggttagagttagaagctagattgcagaaagaaaagatagaatatgaaaaacaaagtagtttagaagcagagagattaagagtagaagcagaaaagaatagattagaagcagatagggaaagattagagttagaagttaggttgcagaaggaaaagatagaatatgaacgacgtagtagcttagaggctgagaaggaaaagttagagttagaacgtaagttagaattagataagttagaaatggaaaaggagaagttaatgttagctaggaagttagaaacagagaaggaggaagcagaaagtaggaaattagaaacagagcataagtttaagacagacttagaaaagatgagtaagaaaaaggtaaaggttaagatgtctccctttgatgagaaaattgattccatggatgcgtacttgaatgtgtacgaaacgtacgctgttgcgcaggactgggataaagagatatggtcacttaacttaccgttccttctaaagggtacggcaagagaggtttttgataggcttccgttggaagataggaaggattatgataaactgaaagccgctttgctacgtcagttcgaactcactgacgatggctataagaaaaagtttagaactgagaggcctcgggataatgagacctttgtgatgtttctagccagaataagtagatatttagatggttggcttagattgagtaaggtagagaaaacgtacgaaggattgttagattttattcttagggaccaatttttagatgtatgtaatagagaactataccagaatttgagtagtaagaggttagttaaagctaaggatgtagcagaagatgcagatttgtttgcaaagactcgtggaggtcccaagtatgtcgtcaatcgaaccaataaggaccggagctataaaccatatgaaacacctcagagacagtatcctattagtcgtaatgtaggcactagtaatagaggtagtagcaatgttgctaatagaggtagaggttatcaaccctttggtgtactgaagtgttataagtgtggtcgaatagggcatagttcatattactgtaggagtggaaagtacggcggtaatagtgctaatgcagcagcagagttagaagtagagcaggaacaggaaagtagtaaaggggagaatagaaatagtaaggaaagtagaaatagaggtagaggccgtgaccgatctaggagtagaggtagaggaagaaatagagatagagataggagtaagtcaagtaggtcagagagtggaaatagcattatagaactaagtgatgttgaggagttaggtatgcttagtgtaagtacatgtcctacaaaacccggtacttgtaatggtagggatgtaatcgctatgcgagatacaggcTGTACATGTGTGATGGTGAAACggaacttagtagaagcaagtcagtttttagagaaaacccgtagatgtaagtacatagatgggagtgaacataggctagatgtagctagaatagatattgattgtccgtatttcaagggtacagtagaggcgttggttgtagataatcctaccaatgatgttataattggtaatgtagagggagctgtagaacctcagtttagtagcttagcgtcagcagtagaaactagggcgcaagccaaagttaagaagcaagtaaagcttaaagttccgtctcagattttagatgtatctagagaggaattcttagaaaagcaacagaaagatagcactttagatttgtgtagaaagaaggctgaggaaggtacgattaagcagtgtagaggtaaaggttcagttaggtttgagataaggaatagattgttatatagagagtataccgcccagaatttagacaaaagtagacagctgattgtacctaaatgtcttagagaaactgtgatgaaagttgcacatgattcgttactgtcaggccatttaggtataaggaaaactagtgatagggtattaggcgaattttactggccaggagtaatggcagaggttaggaggtactgtcagtcatgtagtatttgtcaacgtactatagctaagggtagagtaagtaaagttccgttaggaaaaatgcctttgattgatactccgtttaagagagttgctgtcgacatcgttggtccgatcgaacctatgactgataggaaaaacaggtacattttgactatggtagattatgctactagatatccagaagctatagcactacctagtattgaaactgagagagta acttga